The following nucleotide sequence is from Aspergillus luchuensis IFO 4308 DNA, chromosome 1, nearly complete sequence.
ATTCCGGTTGTCCGCAAACGAGCCTGCAACATGTCCTGGTTGTCGGGAAGCCACCCAGGAGTGAATATTCGATCAAGCGAATCAAAGAAGCTGAAAGGTTAGACAGCTTGCCTGTTTGTTCAAAAAGAAGGTTCCTAGGACTCACTAATGCAAGTTATCATGAAGAGCAAACTCGTGGCCTCGAGCAACAGCTTTTTGAACACCTGTATCATCCCACATCTCTCTGAGAGCGTCGCGAACCTTGAGATCTGAGAACGCCTCGTCTGAACCGACGTCTGGCTCAAGCTTGTCAACATATTCGGCTAACGGCTGATGAATGACGAACTGAATTAGTACACATACTGCCACAAACGGATCTTTGCTTGCGATGGAAAATCGCAAGACAACGGAGCAGATGAAGTTACCTTTGTCTTTTCAAGCTGGAAATCAATGTTTTCGGCGCGCATGATATCCAGTAGAACTTTGAAGGCGATAACAAGATTCGAGTAGATCACAGCTCGTGTTTGGCGTCGTTCATCCTCGGGGAAGCCACCAGAATGTATGATTCGCATTTGTTTGATGATTGTCGACTTGCCCGATTCACCAGCACCTACATAAAATAAAATGCATCAGTACTCCTCGTCTCCTTGACTGCGAATGCGACGTGTCTCGTCTGGAAACTTACCAAGGAGGAGAATCTTGATTGTTCGGTCCATTGCTTTCTTGTCATTTTTCAGAACCTTTTCTATCCTAGCGCTTCGTTGAACAGCGTCTTTATCCGCCGTGTCGACGGGTTTTGAACTCATGCAACCCATTTTGAAGATTGATGTGCTCTCACAAAGCGACTTTCGATGGTGTCTGGAAGTGAGTTAGTACTTGCTGATTATAGTGTGCGAAGTAACCAAGAATAGACGCAGCACAAGTAGAGTATGGCTGAATCGGGGATACGCCCAGACCCCGCAGTTAACCACACGGAAGGCTCTCTTTGAGACATGTGTGAAACGTCAACGAGAGAGACCCGAGGTCTCGAGCAATGAGAAAGAAGCGAGAAAGTAAATCAGTGGAACTTACTCAAGGCAGAATGCAATACCAAGCACTAGAACCAAGCCAATGTATTTTTGACTAAACCCGCCCGAATGGCGCAAATTAGAACATGTCGCTAGCTCAAATAACGTCAAGTTGAACGTTACTCGGTCACTGTACGTACGTCGCGGTAATCCCTATTCCAAAGCAAAATGTCCTGGTAGGATGGAAGCCGAAAGTGTGTTCCAATTCGACTGTCGCAAATTGTCCCCCGCTTTGTATGAGAACGATATCCAAGTTAATTGGCGAGCAGCGCAGCTGTCCGGAGCTTTCTGAAATCTGCGAGATATGGGATCGAATTAAGGAGTGTGACGACGAAGGTCCCTCGACAAGCTaggttgggtggtggtttaGACAGATGTTGAGTGAGACGGAGTCGATCGCGGAAGTGAGAGGCTTTCGGGAAGTTCGCACGACTTTCGAGATTGAAGTGCTGATGAACGGAGGATTGTCTTCCAAATTAAATGCTGGGGAAGAGTTCGCTAGGTATGCTGACTGCAGCCTCGAGGCGTTCCCCTTTTCGTGGGTGGTGGGCGAAGTTGCTGACCGCAGACGCTCAGGTGAGGGGAaagatgggagggaggtaggaatgggggagggagattaGTACATCTCCGCCGTATCGCAACCGAAGCAAGCAAAAGAGCGGAAGACCAGGGCGAGAAGcaagagatagagagaggaagagaaaaagaaagaggagagagagagagaaggacaGTCTGGGAGACTCGCAGgtctatagtagtagtaataataataatagtagtagtttagttAGTTTAGCAGTGagcagagggaaggaggaggagtaagTGGTGGGAATGTTGGTCGCGGAGTCGTCGCGCAATTCGTTCGATAATCCATCAAGTCCGATCGAAGTGGGCCACGGTGCCAGCAGAGTTGAGCTGCTAGTAAGTTTAGTCCGGCTTAGTTCCCCTTCGGCGTAGTCATCCTTCTGGGGACCTTCGGCTGTGAGTGGCCCTGACACCGGGGCCTGTATTACCCGTGAAAACCGTGTGAAAGATTTCCGGCGTCGCATTGGGCCCCGTTCTGGGAATCTAGAAAGGGACTAGTCCGCTGTGGCTACCGTCCCCTAAGGGCCTTAGCCGTAAGCCCTTGGCTTCTTAGTGTCGTTTAGTTCCGTGATAGCATCCCGGCTGCGAGCTCCCTGTACAAAGTAGACGGCCTGGCCCTGATCTCACTGGTTGTAGACGAACAATGCCGACCCACCCCGGAACTCCATTCAACTGTGGATGAATGGCTCCATTCATTCTTCGTCCGCTCTTAGCCTGGTTCGAGCCGATTGGAAATGGAGTGCATTAAGGTCCAATGCTTCTTACCGCCCGTAAGCTACTAGTCAGTAAGTAATAATCTTGCGAGTTATGGGTGGCACAACGCGTTATAATACCAAAACGATATTAGTACCCGGTATATACGTGGTTTAGTACGGAGAGCTCTCCGTATCCTCAATCATTCTCTGCAGCAACACACTGTCCAGCTGGGGAAAACATCCAGCAGTTGACAATTAATCATTCGGGATATCCAGCAGATGGATAGCCAGTAGGTACGTACTTGTTCGAGTCAAGTTCCGGCCTCGCCGATGACCCGCGGGCCCATCGACAATGGATTGACCATAGATCCTTCCTCTATGGGTCTTCGTGAAATTAATTCTCAATCAATCTGGATTTGAGATGGATTTTTTCCTCAAAAATGCAGCATTACTCCCACTATcagagtactagtagtaatgcCTTCTCACGTCGCCATTATCCACGTGCCATATTACCTTACCCATCAATATGGTTCCGACCGCGATCCTTTAATCTGGGTATATGAATCTATATGAACTCAATAAACTTATAACCGCAAGGATCGTAGATATTGGGAACTCAGTTTAGCCCCCAATCCCACGGTCGCTGGACGTCAGCATCAGTTACCTCGTACCACTGATGGCCAACGACTTACTCCTGGGCTATGGATGCATCCTTGTGACTCCGGGGGCGAATGAGACCCCGAGTCATGTTCCCACCGGTGCCCTCCTGCGGCTGCCAAGCCATGCAAGCGAACGACGACGCCACGAGGCGCGAATCGGATGCATTGGTATGCACCGATCGACGAGTAGCATCTGCTTCTATGGACT
It contains:
- a CDS encoding guanine nucleotide-binding protein subunit alpha (COG:D,T;~EggNog:ENOG410PG0J;~InterPro:IPR002975,IPR027417,IPR011025,IPR001019;~PFAM:PF00503,PF00025;~go_component: GO:0005834 - heterotrimeric G-protein complex [Evidence IEA];~go_function: GO:0001664 - G protein-coupled receptor binding [Evidence IEA];~go_function: GO:0003924 - GTPase activity [Evidence IEA];~go_function: GO:0005525 - GTP binding [Evidence IEA];~go_function: GO:0019001 - guanyl nucleotide binding [Evidence IEA];~go_function: GO:0031683 - G-protein beta/gamma-subunit complex binding [Evidence IEA];~go_process: GO:0007165 - signal transduction [Evidence IEA];~go_process: GO:0007186 - G protein-coupled receptor signaling pathway [Evidence IEA]); its protein translation is MGCMSSKPVDTADKDAVQRSARIEKVLKNDKKAMDRTIKILLLGAGESGKSTIIKQMRIIHSGGFPEDERRQTRAVIYSNLVIAFKVLLDIMRAENIDFQLEKTKPLAEYVDKLEPDVGSDEAFSDLKVRDALREMWDDTGVQKAVARGHEFALHDNLHYFFDSLDRIFTPGWLPDNQDMLQARLRTTGITETLFELGQMNFRMMDVGGQRSERKKWIHCFEGVQCLLFMVALSGYDQCLVEDQNANQMHEAMMLFESLVNGEWFKRKPIILFLNKIDLFKGKLHVSPVSNHFPDYNGSNTDFDAAARYFADRFRGINRIPDREIYIHYTNATDTTLLKATMDSVQDMIIQKNLHTLIL